The following proteins are co-located in the Sulfurospirillum deleyianum DSM 6946 genome:
- a CDS encoding c-type cytochrome, translating into MRELKILAVVVFFTAVVYWGVEPFAHSQMHPHVAPADYTFKELGASGKIGDATKGAETFLSAGCTGCHSLNVAGMPAPMDDASASASFGVVPPDLSTAGAIYDKNYLAELIKNPTNALKVEHKFDETRPHPMIAFYGTGGDLDQEVADIVAYLQSIAPKEINDKQVYVDACQRCHDMKYDKLLSPSDKTALSAYMGTLPPDLSIMIRAKSKEYLHTFINDPQKQLPGTSMPRVGLTQKAEAQVIAYMEKVGDRKKAEREDLGYSLIGFMIIFTLLAYLWKVKIWREVH; encoded by the coding sequence ATGAGAGAATTAAAAATCTTAGCGGTTGTCGTATTCTTTACCGCTGTTGTTTATTGGGGTGTTGAGCCCTTTGCTCACTCACAAATGCATCCTCATGTTGCCCCCGCGGATTATACTTTTAAAGAGTTAGGCGCTTCAGGTAAAATAGGCGATGCGACCAAAGGTGCAGAGACGTTTTTAAGTGCAGGCTGTACGGGATGTCACTCACTCAATGTTGCAGGTATGCCAGCACCCATGGATGATGCCTCAGCTTCTGCTTCCTTTGGAGTGGTACCACCTGATTTAAGTACAGCGGGTGCTATTTATGATAAAAACTATTTAGCGGAATTGATTAAAAATCCAACGAACGCGCTTAAAGTAGAGCATAAATTTGATGAAACACGTCCTCATCCAATGATTGCGTTTTATGGTACAGGTGGAGATTTGGATCAAGAAGTCGCAGACATTGTGGCGTATCTTCAAAGTATTGCGCCTAAAGAGATTAACGATAAACAAGTCTATGTTGATGCGTGTCAGAGATGTCACGATATGAAATATGACAAACTCCTAAGCCCAAGTGATAAAACAGCACTGAGCGCTTATATGGGAACCTTACCTCCTGATTTGTCTATTATGATTCGTGCCAAAAGTAAAGAGTATCTTCATACCTTTATTAACGATCCACAAAAACAACTTCCAGGTACGTCTATGCCTCGTGTAGGACTGACCCAAAAGGCTGAAGCACAAGTGATTGCTTACATGGAAAAAGTAGGAGATCGTAAAAAAGCAGAACGTGAAGACTTAGGCTATAGCTTAATTGGCTTTATGATTATCTTTACACTCTTAGCGTATCTATGGAAAGTTAAAATCTGGAGAGAAGTTCACTAG
- a CDS encoding sensor histidine kinase encodes MRHNAFFYAFYFFLFFSHTLMAQEEKRVLIIDSYPKNFKWSNDIILGIKDVLAKSDIEADVIYMSGKAATPKDDYTTLRNLLEIKLKHTRYDLIIPVDKHAYIFLLRHYYDFFVNERILFSSMDFFSYEDALKQGLPNKISGVLKERAIEDNVKIIQTMIPSLKKLYILNEKNPEDKTNISIKNTLDAMHLKCKIEYIGDLSLQEMRDKFSTFVPDEAILFIPFYGGNYDQFYKNYKIAYTIDLFQIPVFATDSFFITRGIVGGKSILTYKLGETTAEMAQEILRNPSTPNKIVTDENHEYIFNHEKINKFNLEPFLLNQSLRFVNTPVRFLDKHKKYVDAILLILPLLILLILALIHNIYMRIKDEKKYREIELQKNKHQQFIIQQSKLAEIGEVFSSIAHQWKNPLVEITALVQKHAFSVGSAFDEKNDKYINDIMVQVRYMTDTINSFQAFIMPSTTKIVFDVNEAIETMMSIISHTIKYNYIDVKIDISHATNLMVLGYKNEFMQTLLNIVNNAKDQIMHQREAKKIKRGRISIVVYNHAHDVIIEISDNAGGIPEEKLPYIFDAYYTTKEHGHGIGLYMSKVILENKMNGKIKADNTPEGARFTITLGNVS; translated from the coding sequence ATGCGACACAACGCTTTTTTCTATGCTTTTTATTTCTTCTTATTTTTCAGTCATACCCTTATGGCGCAGGAAGAAAAACGTGTGCTGATTATTGACTCGTATCCTAAAAATTTTAAATGGAGCAATGATATTATCTTAGGTATCAAAGATGTTTTAGCAAAGTCAGACATTGAGGCGGATGTCATCTATATGAGTGGCAAAGCGGCGACTCCAAAGGATGACTATACCACGCTTCGCAATCTCTTAGAGATCAAACTCAAACATACCCGTTATGATTTGATTATTCCTGTGGATAAACACGCCTATATTTTTTTACTGCGACACTACTATGACTTTTTTGTGAACGAGCGTATTTTATTTTCTAGTATGGACTTTTTTTCCTATGAAGATGCGCTGAAACAAGGTCTTCCCAATAAAATTTCAGGAGTCCTCAAAGAAAGAGCCATTGAGGATAATGTCAAAATCATTCAGACGATGATTCCCTCTCTTAAAAAACTCTATATTTTAAATGAAAAAAATCCTGAAGATAAAACCAACATTTCCATTAAAAATACGCTTGATGCGATGCATTTAAAGTGTAAGATTGAGTATATTGGGGATTTAAGTCTGCAAGAGATGCGGGATAAATTTTCGACTTTTGTACCCGATGAAGCCATTTTATTTATCCCTTTTTACGGTGGAAATTACGACCAGTTTTACAAAAATTATAAAATCGCTTATACGATTGATCTCTTTCAAATTCCTGTTTTTGCCACAGATTCTTTTTTTATCACCAGAGGTATTGTGGGTGGGAAGTCTATTTTAACCTATAAATTAGGAGAAACCACGGCAGAGATGGCACAAGAGATACTCCGCAATCCCTCCACTCCTAACAAAATTGTGACGGATGAAAACCACGAATATATTTTTAACCATGAAAAAATCAACAAATTTAACCTTGAGCCTTTTTTGCTCAACCAGTCCTTGCGCTTTGTCAATACGCCTGTGCGTTTTTTAGACAAACATAAAAAGTATGTCGATGCCATTTTACTCATTTTACCCCTACTCATTTTACTGATTTTAGCGCTGATTCATAACATTTATATGCGTATTAAAGACGAGAAAAAATACCGTGAAATCGAGCTTCAAAAAAACAAACATCAACAGTTTATTATCCAACAATCCAAACTCGCTGAAATTGGAGAGGTATTCTCCTCTATTGCCCATCAATGGAAAAATCCTCTCGTTGAAATTACCGCCTTGGTGCAAAAACACGCCTTTAGTGTCGGCAGTGCCTTTGATGAGAAAAACGATAAATACATTAATGATATTATGGTGCAAGTACGCTATATGACCGATACTATCAACAGTTTTCAAGCCTTTATTATGCCCTCAACTACGAAAATTGTTTTTGATGTCAATGAGGCGATTGAGACCATGATGAGCATTATCTCGCATACGATAAAATATAATTATATTGACGTAAAAATTGACATTAGCCATGCCACCAATTTAATGGTACTTGGTTATAAAAACGAATTTATGCAAACCCTTCTTAACATTGTCAATAACGCTAAAGACCAAATCATGCATCAAAGAGAAGCCAAAAAAATCAAACGAGGACGCATCTCTATTGTCGTTTACAACCATGCGCACGATGTCATTATTGAGATTAGCGACAATGCAGGAGGCATTCCTGAGGAGAAACTTCCTTATATTTTTGATGCGTACTACACGACCAAAGAGCATGGGCATGGTATAGGTCTTTACATGTCAAAAGTTATCTTGGAAAATAAAATGAACGGAAAAATCAAAGCGGACAACACCCCAGAGGGTGCTCGTTTTACGATTACACTAGGAAATGTATCATGA
- the torA gene encoding trimethylamine-N-oxide reductase TorA, with protein sequence MKNSARREFLKTSLLGSAAVVSSVNTLNAVDMASGPILDESQKYSASHFGAFKAHTKGGQFTGVSDFVDDKFATPMIQALPSRTYSPTRVKYPYVREGYLKNGHKSDTSKRGSEKFIRVSWDEALELVAKEVMRVQNTYGYKSIYAGSYGWFCVGKLNNPQRLMNRMMKIAGGYVGRTGDYSTGAAQVIMPHVLGTNEVYEQQTSWDMVLKHAKNVVFWGADPMITNQIAWEIPAHEAYGYMNELKKLSEAKKINVMSVDPVANDTQRYFEGEHIRIRPNTDVAMMLGMAHHLYATKMYDQEFIKKYTVGFKQFEQYLVGETDKTPKTPEWAEKICGVSANTIRKFAEKLMKERSILMAGWATQRADHGEQFHWMMVTLCAMIGQIGLPGGGFGFSYHYAGGGTPTADAPGLTGISTNIVSDKEGPWTKYKPFNIPAAKAFDMIANPGKKIQFNGKEIVYPDIKMIYWAGGNPMHHHQDRNAMLKAWKKLETVIVHEPHWTSTARMADIILPTTTEIERNDIERVGDYSSTHFLALQKAVEPVGESKDDFEICREICKRWGYEKEFAENKTPMQWLEQFYSDALAQGVEKNISIPKFNEFWKIGYVKFETPQSAKEYVRHADFRENPMLNPLGTPSGKIEIFSKIVDGFKYEDCKGHPMWFEPVEWLGSRKATKSSLHLLSPHPKYRLHSQLSNTWIRDLYEVNGREPIWIHPEDAKKRGIKNGDIVRVFNERGSTLAGAIVTNATSKGVLRMCEGGWYDPLEAGKIGTMCKHGDVNQLTIDKGSSSLAQANIANTALAEIEKYTGVIPKITVFEEPKTARK encoded by the coding sequence ATGAAAAACAGTGCAAGAAGAGAATTTCTCAAAACTAGTTTATTAGGTAGTGCAGCGGTTGTTAGTAGTGTAAATACTTTAAATGCGGTTGATATGGCAAGTGGACCTATTTTGGATGAGTCGCAAAAATACAGCGCGTCACACTTTGGCGCGTTTAAAGCACATACAAAAGGTGGACAATTCACGGGAGTAAGTGACTTTGTGGATGATAAATTTGCAACACCTATGATTCAAGCCCTTCCATCTAGAACATACTCTCCAACACGTGTAAAATATCCTTATGTACGTGAAGGGTATCTGAAAAATGGACACAAAAGTGATACCTCAAAAAGAGGTAGTGAAAAATTTATTCGTGTGTCTTGGGATGAAGCATTGGAACTTGTTGCAAAAGAAGTTATGCGTGTTCAAAATACCTATGGGTATAAAAGCATATATGCAGGAAGTTATGGTTGGTTTTGTGTTGGTAAACTAAACAACCCTCAACGTTTGATGAATCGTATGATGAAAATTGCAGGTGGTTATGTCGGTCGTACGGGCGATTACTCAACGGGTGCAGCACAAGTTATTATGCCGCATGTATTGGGCACAAATGAAGTGTATGAACAACAAACATCATGGGATATGGTCCTAAAACATGCTAAAAATGTTGTATTTTGGGGAGCTGATCCAATGATAACGAATCAAATTGCATGGGAGATCCCAGCACACGAAGCATATGGTTATATGAATGAACTTAAAAAACTCAGTGAGGCAAAGAAGATCAACGTGATGTCTGTTGATCCTGTTGCAAATGATACACAACGTTATTTTGAAGGTGAGCATATTCGTATAAGACCTAATACAGACGTCGCCATGATGTTAGGTATGGCACATCACCTTTATGCAACAAAAATGTATGACCAAGAATTTATTAAAAAATATACCGTAGGCTTTAAGCAATTTGAGCAGTATCTTGTCGGTGAAACAGATAAGACTCCAAAAACTCCTGAATGGGCGGAGAAAATCTGTGGTGTTTCTGCCAATACCATACGAAAATTTGCAGAGAAATTGATGAAAGAACGCTCTATCCTTATGGCTGGTTGGGCAACCCAAAGAGCAGATCACGGTGAGCAGTTTCACTGGATGATGGTAACGTTATGTGCGATGATAGGACAAATCGGTTTACCTGGTGGAGGTTTTGGATTTAGTTACCATTATGCAGGTGGTGGTACACCAACAGCAGATGCTCCTGGACTTACCGGTATTTCAACCAATATCGTCAGTGATAAAGAAGGTCCATGGACAAAATATAAACCGTTTAACATTCCAGCCGCAAAAGCGTTTGATATGATCGCAAATCCTGGTAAAAAAATTCAGTTTAATGGTAAAGAGATTGTCTATCCAGACATTAAAATGATCTATTGGGCAGGTGGAAATCCAATGCATCATCATCAAGATCGTAATGCGATGCTCAAAGCGTGGAAAAAACTCGAAACAGTTATCGTTCATGAACCACATTGGACATCCACTGCGCGTATGGCAGATATCATTCTTCCAACAACGACAGAGATTGAGAGAAATGATATTGAAAGAGTTGGTGATTATTCATCAACCCATTTCTTAGCATTACAAAAAGCAGTTGAACCTGTTGGCGAATCTAAGGATGATTTTGAGATTTGTAGAGAGATTTGTAAACGATGGGGATATGAAAAAGAGTTTGCTGAGAACAAAACACCAATGCAATGGTTAGAGCAGTTCTATAGTGATGCGCTTGCACAAGGGGTTGAAAAAAATATTTCGATTCCAAAATTTAATGAATTTTGGAAGATAGGTTATGTGAAATTTGAAACACCTCAATCTGCAAAAGAGTATGTTAGACATGCTGATTTTAGAGAAAATCCAATGTTAAATCCATTAGGTACTCCTTCTGGAAAAATCGAAATTTTCTCAAAAATAGTTGATGGCTTTAAATATGAAGATTGTAAAGGGCATCCAATGTGGTTTGAGCCAGTAGAATGGCTTGGTAGTCGAAAAGCGACAAAAAGCTCACTTCATCTGCTTTCACCACATCCAAAATATCGCTTACACTCACAATTAAGCAATACGTGGATTCGTGATCTTTATGAAGTGAATGGAAGAGAACCTATTTGGATTCACCCAGAAGATGCAAAAAAACGTGGTATTAAAAATGGTGACATTGTAAGAGTCTTTAATGAAAGAGGTTCAACGTTAGCAGGTGCTATTGTCACTAACGCAACATCTAAGGGCGTTCTTAGAATGTGTGAGGGAGGATGGTATGATCCATTGGAGGCAGGTAAAATTGGTACGATGTGTAAACATGGGGATGTCAATCAATTAACAATTGATAAAGGCTCATCAAGTCTTGCTCAAGCAAATATTGCAAATACTGCACTAGCAGAGATTGAAAAATATACAGGTGTTATTCCTAAAATTACGGTTTTTGAAGAACCTAAAACTGCAAGAAAATAG
- a CDS encoding cytochrome b, whose translation MAEIRKADGFVDWLDQRLAVKAFMRVMMTEYWIPKNINFLWAMGVVLVVLFSILIVTGIFLLMYYKPDINLAFDSVNYTIMQEVEYGWLWRHMHGVAASAIFLVIYIHMFTGIYYGSYKKGREMIWLTGMALFGLFSAEAFSGYMLPWGQMSYWAAQVITNLFGGIPVIGEALVIWIRGDFLVADATLTRFFMLHVLLLPLAIILVIAIHFYSLRFPHVNNQESEELNFDVEAKKYLDGKKAESKVVPFWPVFLSKDFFVVGVALTIFFYLVCYHFDFAMDPINFEPANTMKTPAHIYPEWYFLWSYEVLRGFFFDIGGIAAMDIGLAAFGFANVIFMLLPFLDRNTDHVAPAHKRPMFFVWFWLLLIDMIVLTVYGKLPPTGANAWVGFFAALSFILLFVALPIITKMEAKCQGGCK comes from the coding sequence ATGGCAGAGATTAGAAAAGCAGATGGGTTTGTTGATTGGCTCGATCAGCGTTTGGCGGTTAAAGCGTTTATGCGTGTAATGATGACAGAGTATTGGATTCCCAAAAATATCAACTTCCTCTGGGCGATGGGTGTTGTTTTGGTTGTTCTCTTTTCCATTCTTATCGTCACAGGTATTTTTCTTTTAATGTACTACAAACCTGACATTAACCTAGCATTTGATAGTGTCAACTACACGATTATGCAAGAAGTTGAGTATGGTTGGCTTTGGAGACATATGCACGGTGTAGCAGCCTCTGCTATTTTCCTTGTCATTTATATTCATATGTTTACAGGTATCTATTATGGCTCTTATAAAAAAGGGCGTGAGATGATTTGGCTGACTGGTATGGCACTTTTTGGTCTCTTCTCCGCAGAAGCCTTTAGTGGGTATATGCTTCCATGGGGACAGATGAGTTACTGGGCAGCACAGGTTATTACCAATCTGTTTGGTGGTATTCCAGTCATTGGTGAAGCACTGGTTATTTGGATTAGAGGTGACTTTTTAGTTGCTGATGCGACCTTGACACGTTTCTTTATGTTGCACGTGCTTTTATTGCCATTAGCCATTATTTTAGTCATTGCGATTCACTTCTACTCTTTACGTTTTCCTCACGTTAACAATCAAGAATCAGAAGAGCTTAATTTTGATGTGGAAGCTAAAAAATACTTAGACGGTAAAAAAGCTGAATCTAAAGTGGTTCCTTTTTGGCCAGTATTCCTCTCCAAAGATTTCTTTGTTGTGGGTGTTGCCCTTACTATTTTCTTCTATTTAGTCTGTTACCACTTTGATTTTGCGATGGATCCCATTAACTTTGAACCAGCCAATACCATGAAAACACCTGCACATATCTATCCTGAGTGGTACTTCTTGTGGAGTTATGAAGTGTTACGTGGCTTCTTCTTTGATATTGGTGGTATTGCGGCTATGGATATTGGTTTAGCAGCATTTGGATTTGCGAATGTTATTTTTATGCTTCTTCCATTCCTTGATAGAAATACAGACCATGTTGCACCTGCACACAAACGTCCCATGTTTTTTGTTTGGTTCTGGTTGTTACTCATTGATATGATTGTGCTTACCGTTTATGGAAAATTACCTCCAACAGGAGCTAATGCATGGGTAGGTTTCTTTGCGGCATTAAGCTTTATTTTACTCTTTGTTGCCCTACCAATTATTACCAAAATGGAAGCAAAATGTCAGGGAGGTTGTAAATGA
- the petA gene encoding ubiquinol-cytochrome c reductase iron-sulfur subunit translates to MAQNRRDFIGMALGGVTAVGGVMALGAMKKTWDPLPSVQSAGFITVDLSPMQEGELKTLQWRGKPIFVLKKTAEMKKNENRDVVAGNKNYTVIIGLCTHLGCIPTWVPAKKEFLCACHGGVFDASGVNTFGPPPRPMDIPPFKIDGEKLVLGEEGPEYKKLTAKKA, encoded by the coding sequence ATGGCACAAAACAGACGCGATTTTATTGGCATGGCATTGGGCGGTGTCACGGCTGTCGGCGGGGTCATGGCGCTAGGAGCCATGAAGAAGACATGGGATCCACTTCCCAGCGTACAATCTGCTGGATTTATTACAGTGGACCTCTCCCCGATGCAAGAGGGAGAGTTAAAAACACTTCAATGGAGAGGGAAACCCATCTTCGTTTTGAAGAAGACCGCAGAGATGAAAAAAAATGAAAATCGTGATGTAGTGGCTGGGAATAAAAACTATACGGTCATTATAGGTCTTTGTACGCACTTAGGATGTATTCCAACATGGGTTCCTGCAAAAAAAGAGTTTCTCTGTGCCTGTCACGGCGGCGTCTTTGATGCCAGTGGTGTTAACACATTTGGACCACCACCACGTCCTATGGATATTCCTCCTTTTAAAATCGATGGCGAGAAACTCGTTCTCGGTGAAGAAGGACCAGAATATAAAAAACTAACCGCTAAAAAAGCATAA
- a CDS encoding response regulator transcription factor — translation MDKNVLKRFSELRILLVEDDTLLRGIIFDALSLYCQHVQCAEDGEEGLQCFHNGNFNVVISDINLPKMSGLTMSHEIRKVNEEISIIILTAYDTTDNIYASMDICACAFLHKPFELEQLYNTLLMCIGKIASKNHWIDLMRGFSYNIKSKELFFEEKEIHLTKNESKLLSILIEHFGKTVSFENIEGNVWYDKSATPETIRMHINKLRSKTYYELIENIQGYGYKLLPKISIALEK, via the coding sequence ATGGACAAAAATGTCTTAAAACGATTTAGCGAGTTACGTATTTTACTGGTAGAAGACGATACATTACTTAGAGGCATTATTTTTGATGCTCTGAGTCTTTATTGTCAACATGTACAATGTGCTGAAGATGGAGAAGAAGGTTTACAATGTTTTCATAATGGAAATTTTAATGTAGTAATTAGCGATATTAATTTACCAAAAATGAGTGGACTTACTATGTCTCACGAGATCAGAAAAGTCAATGAAGAGATATCAATCATTATTTTAACTGCATATGATACGACGGATAATATTTATGCTTCAATGGATATATGTGCATGTGCTTTTTTACATAAGCCATTTGAATTAGAACAATTATACAACACATTATTAATGTGTATTGGGAAAATTGCTTCTAAAAATCACTGGATTGATCTAATGCGAGGATTCTCTTATAATATAAAATCAAAAGAGCTTTTTTTTGAAGAGAAAGAGATTCATCTAACAAAAAATGAATCAAAATTGCTATCAATTTTAATAGAACATTTTGGAAAAACGGTGAGTTTTGAAAATATCGAAGGTAACGTATGGTACGACAAAAGTGCTACTCCTGAAACCATACGAATGCATATCAATAAACTTCGTTCAAAAACATACTATGAGCTCATTGAAAATATACAAGGCTATGGTTACAAACTTTTACCAAAGATATCTATTGCTTTAGAAAAATAA
- a CDS encoding c-type cytochrome gives MKPIIRTIAMVTLVCGVSVQATPLYTKCVVCHGAAGEKVALGKSMIIKDMSKADFIAAMQGYKDGSYGKEQKALMKAQVGALSNAQIEEIASFVTKK, from the coding sequence ATGAAACCAATCATAAGAACAATAGCGATGGTTACACTAGTTTGTGGTGTAAGTGTTCAAGCAACACCCCTTTACACGAAGTGTGTTGTCTGCCATGGTGCAGCGGGGGAGAAAGTGGCATTAGGGAAAAGTATGATTATTAAAGATATGAGCAAAGCAGACTTCATAGCAGCGATGCAAGGCTATAAAGATGGCTCTTACGGTAAAGAGCAAAAAGCTCTTATGAAAGCCCAAGTCGGTGCTCTAAGCAATGCACAAATTGAAGAGATCGCCTCTTTTGTGACAAAGAAGTAA
- a CDS encoding response regulator transcription factor: protein MKILLLEDNASLCDVIKDVLSQHGYDVRVFNDGEQALEELNKGYHCFIIDINVPSLDGISILESIRLFNKEVPVIIISSNHDLEKIQTSYEIGCNDYLKKPFFIYELVHKIKKLCHIEASTVELWKGYVYDFKNQRLFNPQKEEIFLGRKEYLFLDLFIKDTTRTVPFFEIDEYVWQGEETTIFNIRALVKRLRSKLPEGAIKTIKEVGYRLDSIVEK, encoded by the coding sequence ATGAAAATCTTACTTCTTGAAGATAACGCCTCGCTGTGCGATGTTATCAAAGATGTCCTTAGCCAACACGGTTATGATGTGAGAGTCTTTAACGATGGAGAGCAAGCCCTTGAAGAGCTCAATAAAGGATACCACTGTTTTATCATTGACATCAATGTCCCCTCGCTCGATGGCATTAGCATTTTAGAGTCTATTCGTCTGTTTAATAAAGAAGTTCCTGTCATTATCATCAGCTCCAATCACGATTTGGAGAAGATTCAAACCTCTTATGAAATAGGCTGTAATGACTACTTGAAAAAACCTTTTTTTATTTATGAGCTAGTACACAAAATCAAAAAACTCTGTCATATCGAGGCATCCACCGTTGAGTTATGGAAAGGATATGTCTATGATTTCAAAAACCAACGCTTATTTAACCCTCAAAAAGAGGAGATTTTTCTAGGTAGAAAAGAGTATCTCTTTCTTGATTTATTCATCAAAGACACGACACGAACCGTTCCTTTTTTTGAAATTGATGAATACGTTTGGCAAGGTGAAGAGACGACTATTTTTAACATTCGAGCACTCGTGAAACGCTTGCGCTCTAAACTGCCTGAAGGGGCTATTAAAACCATTAAAGAGGTGGGGTATCGTTTGGATAGTATTGTAGAGAAGTAA
- a CDS encoding sensor histidine kinase, protein MNHFKQKYLPTLFFIFIFCSLTIAYIVLVFINYDANKTMMEGLVKTNQLNIVKGYKRQIDEWLSVKKRIVFSASTFLSPLDPKKNYHEIRQILQNAITTGEFRSVYIGYENNAFVTGINWNAPKDYFPTQRPWYTVGKKRNEVTITLPYIDSDLFKDVISIVSPVYRNHELIGILSSDLILDAIQKEILSINLPFNGFAFLVSKNGQILLSPDGFSEHKCSGCEPAISAILSNEKNVGTTTYLHNGEKYLVFYEPLENSDWIFATVLNEESIFGELDEQLFGNVIMAICFGLFGVLGVLFFLFLSRKIFEHKRLLDSFAHSNVQAMAIVDKKKHIVLANEPLKNFLALHESIKVGQPLVYLQEREGKQGLIQTIIDSVNEVMNETLNAKIMQLPNEETSECYVLQVMPIIEKNEKIEGCVVTINDITHEYRLETHAKEHEQIMIQHSKMAAMGEMVGAITHQWRQPLAALLVLMGMLRVQVKDKMISEERLVESFDKAVEIVKFMEQTLQSFKSFYKTGQEREYFDCATVIEEVVSILKPIARIHNIDLSFIYDYKKDYPLFSYPNYLKQILVNLVSNAKDAILEKNSNSFEGHIIISLEEGTDGYTICVEDDGLGIQVEFEEKLFKAMQTTKGTKGTGHGLYLCKLLVENKLGGSIHVHSLSNPTIFSLFLPKGNSWTKMS, encoded by the coding sequence ATGAATCATTTTAAGCAAAAATATTTACCTACATTATTTTTTATTTTTATTTTTTGTTCACTCACTATAGCGTATATTGTGCTTGTTTTTATTAATTATGATGCAAATAAAACGATGATGGAAGGTTTGGTTAAAACAAATCAATTAAATATAGTAAAAGGCTATAAACGTCAAATTGACGAATGGCTTTCCGTAAAAAAACGCATTGTATTTTCTGCTTCAACATTTCTTTCTCCTCTTGATCCAAAAAAAAACTATCATGAAATAAGACAAATTTTACAAAATGCTATTACAACAGGTGAATTTAGAAGTGTTTATATCGGATATGAAAATAATGCTTTTGTAACAGGTATTAATTGGAATGCACCTAAAGATTATTTCCCAACACAACGACCGTGGTATACTGTTGGTAAAAAACGCAATGAAGTGACCATTACATTGCCTTATATTGATTCGGATCTATTTAAGGATGTTATATCTATTGTTTCTCCAGTTTATAGAAATCATGAGTTGATTGGTATATTGTCGAGTGATCTTATTTTAGATGCTATACAAAAAGAGATTCTTTCTATTAATTTGCCTTTTAATGGATTTGCATTTTTAGTAAGTAAAAATGGTCAAATTCTTCTAAGCCCTGATGGATTTAGTGAACACAAATGCTCAGGTTGTGAGCCTGCAATTTCTGCAATTTTGTCCAATGAAAAGAATGTAGGTACAACAACATATCTTCATAATGGTGAAAAATATTTGGTATTTTATGAGCCATTAGAAAATAGTGATTGGATTTTTGCAACTGTTTTAAATGAAGAAAGTATTTTTGGAGAATTGGACGAACAATTATTTGGAAATGTAATTATGGCTATTTGTTTTGGACTCTTTGGTGTTTTGGGAGTTTTGTTCTTTCTATTTTTATCACGTAAAATTTTTGAACACAAACGTTTATTAGACTCTTTTGCTCATAGTAATGTTCAGGCGATGGCAATTGTTGATAAAAAAAAGCATATTGTGTTAGCTAATGAACCTTTAAAGAACTTTCTAGCATTACATGAATCTATAAAGGTAGGACAACCTCTTGTCTACTTACAAGAAAGAGAGGGAAAGCAAGGCTTGATTCAAACAATCATTGATTCTGTAAATGAAGTTATGAATGAGACACTAAATGCAAAAATAATGCAGTTGCCCAATGAAGAAACTTCAGAATGTTACGTTCTTCAAGTCATGCCAATTATTGAAAAAAATGAAAAAATAGAAGGATGTGTTGTAACGATTAATGATATCACACATGAATATAGATTAGAGACACATGCTAAAGAACATGAACAAATTATGATTCAGCATAGTAAGATGGCAGCAATGGGTGAGATGGTGGGAGCCATTACACATCAATGGCGCCAGCCTTTAGCCGCTCTTTTAGTACTTATGGGGATGTTGCGTGTTCAAGTGAAAGATAAAATGATCAGTGAAGAAAGATTGGTTGAAAGCTTTGATAAAGCAGTTGAAATTGTAAAATTTATGGAACAAACATTGCAGTCTTTTAAGTCCTTTTATAAAACGGGACAAGAAAGAGAATATTTTGATTGCGCAACAGTGATTGAGGAGGTTGTCAGTATTTTAAAACCAATTGCACGTATCCACAATATAGATCTCTCTTTTATATATGATTACAAAAAAGATTATCCTTTGTTTTCTTACCCTAATTATCTCAAACAAATTTTAGTGAATCTTGTCTCAAATGCAAAAGACGCTATCTTAGAAAAAAACAGTAATTCTTTTGAGGGACATATTATTATTTCTTTGGAAGAAGGTACAGATGGTTATACGATTTGTGTTGAAGATGATGGACTTGGTATTCAAGTAGAATTTGAAGAAAAACTTTTTAAGGCAATGCAAACCACAAAAGGTACTAAAGGGACAGGGCATGGTCTTTATTTATGTAAGTTATTGGTTGAGAATAAGCTTGGCGGGAGCATTCATGTTCACTCTTTATCCAATCCAACTATTTTTTCACTCTTTTTGCCTAAAGGAAATTCATGGACAAAAATGTCTTAA